A single genomic interval of Deltaproteobacteria bacterium harbors:
- the pal gene encoding peptidoglycan-associated lipoprotein Pal yields the protein MKSFKWSLAVLALSVVAVGCAQQTTKTKKVEKLQSIYFDFDKSDIKTDAEAKLKANADWLNKNAKANVQIQGNCDERGTSEYNIALGDRRAKSAQKYLINLGVGKDKLSTVSYGEEKPVCTEHNESCWWQNRRDDFVQK from the coding sequence ATGAAAAGTTTCAAATGGAGTTTGGCAGTACTGGCATTAAGCGTGGTTGCTGTCGGATGCGCCCAGCAAACCACGAAGACAAAGAAGGTGGAGAAATTGCAAAGCATCTATTTCGACTTTGATAAATCCGATATCAAAACGGATGCTGAAGCGAAGTTAAAGGCCAATGCGGATTGGTTAAACAAGAACGCAAAGGCTAATGTTCAGATCCAAGGAAATTGCGATGAGAGAGGGACATCAGAATATAACATCGCTTTGGGTGACAGAAGAGCCAAGTCCGCCCAAAAATACCTCATCAATTTGGGTGTTGGAAAAGACAAACTCTCCACAGTTAGTTACGGAGAAGAGAAACCGGTTTGCACCGAGCATAACGAAAGTTGCTGGTGGCAAAATCGTCGTGACGACTTTGTACAGAAATAA
- a CDS encoding PilZ domain-containing protein: MTLFSHNEKRLSLRRKWRSKIVFEDEFGEGLIYLYSKDISLGGVFLDRPPPLQLGAFLFLSFTLPGKKKPLRMTGQVVRFIEHPVQSKSETPKTKIGAGVRFVDLDPTTFQQLSEFIRQQS; this comes from the coding sequence ATGACACTTTTTTCACACAATGAAAAACGTCTTTCTCTCCGGCGCAAATGGCGTTCCAAAATCGTCTTTGAAGATGAATTTGGAGAAGGATTGATTTATCTCTATTCCAAAGACATCAGTCTGGGGGGGGTATTTTTGGACAGGCCACCTCCATTACAACTGGGAGCCTTTCTATTTCTCTCATTTACATTGCCGGGTAAGAAAAAACCTCTCCGCATGACCGGTCAGGTGGTCCGTTTTATAGAACACCCGGTCCAATCCAAATCAGAGACACCAAAAACCAAAATCGGGGCCGGCGTTCGTTTTGTCGATTTAGACCCCACCACGTTTCAACAACTCTCCGAATTTATAAGGCAGCAATCGTAA